ACTGGTGGCGGGATCGCTAGTAGCGACGAAGAATTAGTTGATATTGTGACTCGGGGCTTAAAATACAGTCTGATCGGTCAAGTTTTGATTGAGCGTAGTGTAGCTGGCTGGAAAGAAATCGAGTATGAGGTTATGCGGGACGCCAACGACAACTGCATAACCGTATGTAATATGGAAAACTTTGATCCAGTCGGAATTCATACTGGTGATAGTATTGTTGTTGCTCCTTCACAAACACTCACTGATTATGAATATCAGATGCTGCGCAGCGCTTCACTAAGAATTATTAGAGAACTGGGTATCGAAGGTGGCTGTAATGCCCAATATGCACTTGATCCTCACAGTAATCAGTATTATGTTATTGAAGTAAATCCCCGGGTAAGTCGCTCAAGTGCTCTAGCCTCAAAGGCTACTGGCTATCCAATTGCTAAAGTGGCGACGAAAATCGCAATTGGATATCATTTGGATGAGATCATTAATGCCGTTACACAAAAAACCATGGCATGCTTTGAGCCAACACTTGACTATGTTGTAGTCAAGTTTCCTAGATGGCCTTTCGACAAATTTATATTTGCTGATCGGATACTAGGAACTCAAATGAAAGCTACTGGTGAGGTCATGTCGATTGACCGTACTTTTGAAGGCGCTCTACTAAAAGCCGTTCGTTCTTTAGAGATTGGCTTGCATCGCCTTCATATACCAGAAATAGCACAGCTTTCCACGGAGGCTGTCCGCGCCAACTTGAAACTTGCGAATGATGAGCGGCTTTTTGTTGTAGCAGAGGCTTTGCGTCGTAAAATTGATGTAAAAGATATTCATGATGTTACCGGAATCGACTACTGGTTCTTGGATAAGATTCAAAATGTTGTTAATATGGAAGATCGTGTAACTGTTGAGGAATTGTCACCGGCTCTGATGGCTGCTGCAAAGAAAATAGGCTTTGCTGATAAAACAATTGCCGAGATTACAGGAAAAACTACTGATGAAATTAGAACTCTTCGCAAAGCACAGCAGGTGATACCTTGCTATAAGATGGTGGATACCTGCGCGGCTGAGTTTGAGGCAGCAACTCCTTACTACTACTCAACCTATGCACAAGAAGATGAAGTCAGTATCTCAAATAAACGTAAAGTTATGGTGTTAGGTTCTGGCCCAATCAGGATTGGACAAGGGGTAGAATTTGATTATTGTTCAGTACACTCGGTGTGGGCACTGCGTGAAATGGGCTTAGAATCAATTATTGTAAATAACAATCCGGAAACTGTAAGTACAGATTTTGATACATCTGATCGACTGTACTTTGAGCCGCTGACACCGGAAGATGTCTTAAATATCATTGATAAAGAACAGCCTGAAGGGGTTATTGTGCAGTTTGGTGGTCAGACTGCGATTAACCTGGCAGGTCCATTATCCAAAGCTGGAGTTAAAGTATTCGGTACTTCGGTGGAAAATATCGATAAAGCTGAAGATAGAGAAAAGTTCGATGCATTGCTTGAAGAGATTGGAATTCCGCGCCCTCAGGGAGCAACTGTTACAAATGGTGTTGACGCTGTAATTGAAGCAACAAAAATCGGTTATCCGGTAGTAGTGCGTCCATCTTATGTTCTAGGCGGCCGCGCTATGGAAATTGTTTATAGTGAGGCTGAATTAAAGGACTATATGACTCGAGCGGTGAAAGCTTCACCGGAACATCCAGTGTTAGTTGATCGCTATATGCAAGGGACTGAGGTTGAAGTTGATGCAATCTCTGACGGAAAAGACGTACTCATTCCTGGGATTATGGAACATGTCGAAAGAGCTGGTGTTCACTCTGGCGATAGTATCGCTGTTTATCCTACGCAAACGTTGTCTGCAAACGTGATTGATACCATTGTTGATTATACCAAAAGACTGGCTGTAGGCTTAAATGTTAAGGGATTACTTAACATTCAGTATGTGGTTGTTGATGATATTGTGTATGTCATTGAAGTAAATCCACGTTCAAGCCGGACTATCCCATTCTTAAGTAAGGTTACCAATGTACCTATGGTCAATGTTGCGACTAGAATAGCTTTAGGTGAGACTTTGAAATCGCTGGGATATAAGCCTGGTTTAATGCCGCCTAAACCTTATATTGCCGTTAAAGCCCCAGTATTCTCTTTTGCGAAAATGCAGCAAGTTGATATCTCATTAGGACCTGAGATGAAATCCACAGGCGAAGTTATGGGAACTGATTATCATTATGCAAGGGCATTATATAAAGCGTTAACAGCTGCGGGAATGAATGTTCCGTCGCAAGGAACGGTGCTGTTTACTGTGGCAAACAAAGATAAAACTGAAGCCGGTGAGCTTGCAAAAGGCTTTGCTGATTTAGGCTACAGTCTTGTCGCAACCGCAGGCACTGCTCAATACTTACAATCGTTAGGGTTAAGTGTAGATACAGTACAAAAGGTTCACGAGCATAAAGCTGACATCATCCAAATGATTAAAACCGGCAAAATCAATATGGTTATTAATACGCTAACTCATGGGAAAGAGCCGGAACGGGATGGTTTTAAAATCCGCCGGGCGACCGTCGAACATGCCATTCCTTGCTTGACCTCTATGGATACAGCAAAGGAAGTCCTTCATGTACTGAATTTCATGCGTGAGCGCAGATTAGTTTATGCCTTAGCATTGCAGGACTATGTTGGCGGAGGGGATAACCTTGTCTAAGTTGGTAGTCCAAGCCCCGATTGTTAAACAGGAAACAATTGCAAATCAGGTAAATAAACTGACTGTCTATGCGCCAGAACTAGCAAATCAGGCTGCTCCAGGGCAATTTATTCACCTTAGAGTGACTGATGGTTATTATCCATTACTGAGGCGTCCATTAAGTATTTCATCAGTGGATAAGCAACATGGAACAATAAGTACTATTTACCGCATTGTCGGTCAGGGAACAGCTCGTTTGGCTGCTCTAAAACAAAATGACATCATTGATTGTATGGGACCGCTAGGAAAAGGTTTTAATCTAGAATGCAAAACTCCGCTTCTTGTTGGAGGCGGAATGGGTTTAGCGCCGCTGGTCTTTTTGGCTCAGCGGCTCTGTCCGCGTCCTATAGAAATTCTAATGGGTGGGCGGTCAGAACAGGAAATGTTCTGGAATAGTATCTATAATCAGATTTGTCAAAAGGTACATATTACTACTGATGATGGATCGGTTGGACAACGTGGTTTTACTGTAGATGCTCTTCCTGCTTTATTGGAAGCGGGGATCTATGACATGATCTACGCCTGTGGTCCCCGGCCCATGTTAGAAAGAGTAGCTATGATCGCAAAAACGTTTGCAATACCCTGTCAGGTATCGCTTGAAGAACACATGGCATGTGGTGTCGGCGCTTGCTTATCCTGTACCTGTGCGGGCAAAGACAGCAAACGAAAAAAAGTTTGTACCGATGGCCCGGTTTTTTGGGCAGGGGAGGTGTTCTAATGGCTGCGGATAGTTGTTTGAACATGCTGTCAGTTGATCTTGCCGGCATAAAAATGAAGACACCGGTGATGACTGCTTCAGGAACTTTTGGCTTTGGCATGGAATATAGCGACTTTGTGGATATTAATAAAATCGGCGCAGTCGTTGTGAAGGGAACCACTCTCACACCGCGCAGCGGCAATTCCGGGGTGCGGATTGCCGAAACCCCAGCAGGAATGCTCAATTCAATTGGGCTGGAAAATCCAGGGGTGGATGAGTTTTTAAATCATACGCTGCCAGCCTTAGCGGACTATGATGTTCCGGTTATTGTTAATATTGCCGGAAATACTGTCGAAGAGTATGGCGAGCTTGCCAAACGGCTAGAGGTAAAAGGTGTCGCTGGCCTAGAACTGAATATATCATGTCCCAATGTTAAACAAGGGGGCATTGCTTTTGGTACAAATTGTGATAGTGCGGCCAGTGTAGTGAAAATGGTAAAAAGCAGTACTAGCTTGCCGGTTATCGTAAAACTATCGCCCAATGTAACGGATATCGTGGAAATGGCGAAAGCGGTAGAGGCAGCAGGGGCAGATGCTATAGCATTGATTAATACATTACTAGGTATGGCTATTAATATTCATACCTGGCAACCCGTGTTGGGGAATGTAGTTGGCGGCTTATCAGGGCCGGCTGTAAAGCCGGTAGCCGTTCGAATGGTGTGGCAGGTTGCGAATGCGGTGAAGGTACCGATTGTCGGTATGGGTGGGATTATGACTGCTGAAGACGCTGTTGAATTCATTCTTGCCGGCGCCAGTGCTGTTGCAGTTGGTACTGCAAATTTTGTGAATCCGCATGCTGCCATGGAAATCGCTGATGGTATCAAAGACTACCTTGCCAAAAAAGGTTTATCGCATGTCAGCCAGCTTGTCGGACAAGTCAAGGTTGGCGAGAAATAAGGCAATATTTCAGGTAGGAGTGGAGTTATGGCAAATAGCAATCGTTTAATTGTAGCGCTTGATTTTTCGGATTTTGATCAAGTTAAGCGTTTGGTGGAAAACCTAGGAGATGGCGTAAGCTATTATAAGGTTGGCATGGAATTGTATTACAGCGTTGGCAACACGGTCATTGATTATCTCCGTCACCTGAATAAAGAGATATTTTTGGATTTGAAGCTTCATGATATTCCGAATACAGTGG
This Sporomusaceae bacterium FL31 DNA region includes the following protein-coding sequences:
- a CDS encoding carbamoyl-phosphate synthase (glutamine-hydrolyzing), whose amino-acid sequence is MPKKEYLRKVLVIGSGPIVIGQAAEFDYAGTQACRALKEEGIKVVLVNSNPATIMTDANIADRVYIEPLTPEFLEEIIAKERPDGVLATLGGQAGLNLAFKLAERGVFEKYNAELLGTSIEAIKKAEDRELFKETMQAIGEPIPESTIVEDIQSAQEFAREIGFPLIVRPAYTMGGTGGGIASSDEELVDIVTRGLKYSLIGQVLIERSVAGWKEIEYEVMRDANDNCITVCNMENFDPVGIHTGDSIVVAPSQTLTDYEYQMLRSASLRIIRELGIEGGCNAQYALDPHSNQYYVIEVNPRVSRSSALASKATGYPIAKVATKIAIGYHLDEIINAVTQKTMACFEPTLDYVVVKFPRWPFDKFIFADRILGTQMKATGEVMSIDRTFEGALLKAVRSLEIGLHRLHIPEIAQLSTEAVRANLKLANDERLFVVAEALRRKIDVKDIHDVTGIDYWFLDKIQNVVNMEDRVTVEELSPALMAAAKKIGFADKTIAEITGKTTDEIRTLRKAQQVIPCYKMVDTCAAEFEAATPYYYSTYAQEDEVSISNKRKVMVLGSGPIRIGQGVEFDYCSVHSVWALREMGLESIIVNNNPETVSTDFDTSDRLYFEPLTPEDVLNIIDKEQPEGVIVQFGGQTAINLAGPLSKAGVKVFGTSVENIDKAEDREKFDALLEEIGIPRPQGATVTNGVDAVIEATKIGYPVVVRPSYVLGGRAMEIVYSEAELKDYMTRAVKASPEHPVLVDRYMQGTEVEVDAISDGKDVLIPGIMEHVERAGVHSGDSIAVYPTQTLSANVIDTIVDYTKRLAVGLNVKGLLNIQYVVVDDIVYVIEVNPRSSRTIPFLSKVTNVPMVNVATRIALGETLKSLGYKPGLMPPKPYIAVKAPVFSFAKMQQVDISLGPEMKSTGEVMGTDYHYARALYKALTAAGMNVPSQGTVLFTVANKDKTEAGELAKGFADLGYSLVATAGTAQYLQSLGLSVDTVQKVHEHKADIIQMIKTGKINMVINTLTHGKEPERDGFKIRRATVEHAIPCLTSMDTAKEVLHVLNFMRERRLVYALALQDYVGGGDNLV
- the pyrK gene encoding dihydroorotate dehydrogenase B (NAD(+)), electron transfer subunit, producing the protein MSKLVVQAPIVKQETIANQVNKLTVYAPELANQAAPGQFIHLRVTDGYYPLLRRPLSISSVDKQHGTISTIYRIVGQGTARLAALKQNDIIDCMGPLGKGFNLECKTPLLVGGGMGLAPLVFLAQRLCPRPIEILMGGRSEQEMFWNSIYNQICQKVHITTDDGSVGQRGFTVDALPALLEAGIYDMIYACGPRPMLERVAMIAKTFAIPCQVSLEEHMACGVGACLSCTCAGKDSKRKKVCTDGPVFWAGEVF
- the pyrD_1 gene encoding dihydroorotate dehydrogenase produces the protein MAADSCLNMLSVDLAGIKMKTPVMTASGTFGFGMEYSDFVDINKIGAVVVKGTTLTPRSGNSGVRIAETPAGMLNSIGLENPGVDEFLNHTLPALADYDVPVIVNIAGNTVEEYGELAKRLEVKGVAGLELNISCPNVKQGGIAFGTNCDSAASVVKMVKSSTSLPVIVKLSPNVTDIVEMAKAVEAAGADAIALINTLLGMAINIHTWQPVLGNVVGGLSGPAVKPVAVRMVWQVANAVKVPIVGMGGIMTAEDAVEFILAGASAVAVGTANFVNPHAAMEIADGIKDYLAKKGLSHVSQLVGQVKVGEK